A single window of Anopheles moucheti chromosome 2, idAnoMoucSN_F20_07, whole genome shotgun sequence DNA harbors:
- the LOC128310079 gene encoding nardilysin-like isoform X2: MLMVVAVSLLFARVVCRNPRGSLMTRKRPALDTEQILASSPSKMTLHDSSTSRSGPRQNQAQMLHPLVSYLPPPETSFSDRKQYRSILLANGLHALLIADPIVQSTAKHEQQKPFEADGNRFHTPSSSASSDTEESNEADDYEQSKSETSFRTISDDESINSANESIIMDEIDGEKLAAAALCVGVGSFNDPRNIQGLAHFLEHMIFMGSKKYPRENEYDSYISKCGGFDNAVTDLEETTFYFEIDEAHLEGALDRFASLFTEPLMLRDSVCRERDAVESEFQTNKNRFSSAREQLVASLGRDDHPISLFSWGNLETLKKNITDDELYTELHNFQQRYYSAHRMHFAVQARMSLNELETLTVKYFSAIPSNWLPTDNLSTIFNETNAFREEYYRKLYVVKPISDVCQLDITWCLPPCVKDYHVKAIDYISYVMGFEGKNSLTSYLRKRSLALDVHTGASSGFEKNSLYTLFTTSITMTDHGLENVEQILTAVYSFIRLLKLQGPVEWIFKELQELEATSFRYRKEKEASDNVEELVVNMRYYPPEHIITGSELYFKYDPSEIWTVINNLNEPKFNVMISSTKPFRNVTYNRSEAWFGTEYVELDVPEEWLRLWETAKPIPEIQLQEKNQYISTDFRILADEDGLMEVATYPEKIVENEMCELWFRQDTKFRLPLALMYFYIISPLPFNNPRSSALAGFFISMIKFQIAEELYPAEVAGLNYELYPAEKGLVLKIDGYNEKLPIIVDEISAKMGRFADIFSESVFDIIKVKLEKAYYNELMKPNKLNRDVRLKLVQLNHWTTWEKFEHMKNFTANDVCQFAKDFFNGFKIQALVQGNMHKEGVQQVMHKVLNNFNGSPIQDIKSIESKTREIPIGDSYLRVSNFRKQDVNTVTTNFYQAGPVTPFLHASLELLVSLLEEPLFDVLRTKEQLGYDVSTTLRDNAGILGFSITVHSQENKFSYRYIDERIELFNEHFVQVLQEMTDKDFELVKTSLKHRKQVVDTELKNEASRHWGEITTGEYIFNRNKLEVEQIEKLSKMDVSQLFHRLVMDSKSRRKLCVQVVGNDESPPEKNDSLPTTSKLDTYDVTNFQPIYIDSQDQIDDNCRYIKNIDEFAKQLKVHTMVKINFSV; encoded by the exons ATGTTGATGGTTGTAGCTGTTAGTTTATTATTCGCACGTGTGGTCTGCCGTAATCCACGAGGATCGTTAATGACACGCAAACGACCAGCGTTGGACACTGAACAAATTCTAGCAAGCTCACCAAGCAAAATGACTTTGCATGACAGTTCCACTAGTAGAAGTGGCCCCAGACAAAATCAAGCACAAATGTTGCATCCTCTTGTAAGTTACCTGCCACCACCAGAAACTTCATTTTCTGATCGAAAGCAGTACAG GTCCATACTGTTAGCGAATGGATTACATGCACTATTGATTGCTGATCCAATAGTCCAATCGACGGCAAAGCACGAACAGCAGAAGCCTTTCGAAGCGGATGGAAACAGGTTTCACACCCCAAGTAGTTCTGCATCATCTGATACAGAAGAATCGAATGAGGCGGACGACTACGAACAGTCAAAAAGTGAAACAAGTTTTCGTACCATATCTGACGATGAGAGCATCAACAGTGCTAATGAATCAATAATTATGGACGAAATTGATGGCGAAAAGTTGGCAGCCGCTGCcctgtgtgttggtgttggttcGTTCAATGATCCCCGCAATATACAAGGTCTCGCACACTTTCTGGAACATATGATTTTTATGGGAAGCAAAAAGTATCCCCGGGAAAACGAATACGATTCATACATCAGT AAATGTGGCGGTTTTGACAACGCAGTAACAGATTTGGAAGAAACAACTTTCTATTTTGAAATTGATGAAGCACATCTAGAAGGCGCTTTAGACCGTTTTGCCAGCCTTTTCACGGAACCACTTATGCTGCGCGATTCCGTATGTCGTGAACGCGATGCCGTAGAAAGTGagtttcaaacaaacaaaaatcgtttttcctCGGCCCGAGAACAGCTAGTAGCATCGCTCGGTCGCGATGATCATCCCATTAGCCTATTCTCTTGGGGCAATTTAGAaacgttgaaaaaaaatatcactgACGATGAGTTGTATACGGAGCTCCATAACTTTCAACAGCGATACTATTCTGCACATCGTATGCATTTTGCGGTGCAAGCACGGATGAGCTTGAATGAACTAGAGACTCTAACTGTGAAGTATTTTTCGGCCATACCTTCCAATTGGCTTCCGACGGATAATTTGTCCACAATATTCAACGAAACAAACGCATTTCGAGAAGAATACTACCGGAAGCTTTACGTTGTAAAGCCCATTTCGGACGTCTGTCAACTTGATATAACTTGGTGTTTGCCGCCTTGTGTAAAG GATTACCATGTGAAAGCAATTGATTATATTTCGTATGTTATGGGCTTCGAAggaaaaaacagtttaacCAGCTACCTTCGCAAGAG ATCGTTAGCTCTAGATGTACACACAGGTGCCAGTTCTGGATTTGAGAAAAATTCCCTTTACACATTGTTCACTACATCAATAACTATGACCGACCATGGGTTGGAAAATGTGGAACAAATTTTAACAGCCGTCTACTCGTTTATACGTTTGCTAAAGCTTCAAGGACCTGTTGAATGGATTTTCAAAGAGCTGCAAGAACTAGAAGCGACGTCCTTCCGATAccgtaaagaaaaagaagccaGCGACAATGTAGAAGAGTTAGTGGTTAACATGCGATACTACCCCCCAGAACATATTATTACTGGTTCGGAACTTTACTTCAAATATGATCCGAGTGAAATATGGACGGTTATAAACAACTTAAATGAGCCAAAATTTAATGTCATGATATCATCTACAAAACCGTTTAGAAATGTTACGTACAACCGTTCGGAGGCTTGGTTTGGAACTGAATACGTAGAACTGG ATGTTCCAGAAGAATGGCTGCGGTTGTGGGAAACAGCTAAACCTATTCCGGAAATACAActtcaagaaaaaaatcaatataTTTCCACTGATTTTAGGATACTAGCGGATGAAGATGGTTTAATGGAG gTTGCAACGTATCCGgaaaaaatagttgaaaatgaaatgtgtgAACTGTGGTTCCGACAAGACACCAAGTTCAGACTTCCTTTGGCGCTTATGTATTTTTACATCATTTCTCCATTGCCATTTAACAATCCCCGGAG CTCCGCTTTGGCAGGTTTCTTTATATCGAtgattaaatttcaaataGCAGAAGAACTGTATCCGGCCGAAGTAGCTGGATTAAATTATGAGCTTTATCCAGCTGAGAAGGGGCTGGTGCTAAAAATTGATGGATACAATGAAAAGTTGCCGATCATAGTGGACGAGATTTCGGCTAAAATGGGACGCTTTGCAGACATTTTTAGCGAGAGTGTGTTCGATATTATCAAAGTAAAACTAGAAAAAGCATACTACAACGAGTTGATGAAGCCCAACAAACTAAACAG GGATGTTCGTTTGAAGCTAGTGCAGTTGAACCACTGGACAACGTGGGAAAAGTTTGAGCACATGAAAAATTTCACTGCCAACGATGTATGCCAATTTGCAAAAGACTTCTTCAATGGCTTCAAAATCCAAGCCCTTGTGCAGGGTAATATGCATAAAGAGGGAGTTCAACAAGTTATGCACaaagttttgaataattttaacgGGTCACCTATTCAAGAT atAAAAAGCATTGAATCCAAGACTCGAGAAATTCCAATCGGAGACAGTTATCTGCGAGTTAGTAACTTCCGGAAACAGGATGTAAATACTGTAACTACAAATTTCTACCAAGCAGGACCAGTTACACCATTTTTGCACGCATCCTTAGAATTGCTAGTTTCATTACTAGAAGAACCATTGTTTGATGTGTTGCGCACAAAGGAACAACTAGGCTATGATGTGTCGACTACGCTGCGGGATAATGCTGGTATATTGGGTTTTTCTATAACGGTTCATTCGCAGGAAAACAAATTCAGTTACCGTTACATAGACGAACGAATAGAACTGTTTAATGAACATTTTGTGCAAGTACTGCAGGAAATGACCGACAAAGATTTTGAACTAGTGAAAACATCTTTGAAGCACAGAAAGCAAGTCGTTGATACTGAACTGAAAAATGAAGCATCTCGTCATTGGGGCGAAATCACAACAGGAGAGTACATATTCAACCGAAACAAACTCGAAGTGGAGCAGATAGAAAAGTTGTCAAAAATGGACGTTTCGCAGTTATTCCATCGATTGGTGATGGATTCAAAAAGTAGAAGGAAACTTTGCGTGCAGGTTGTTGGAAATGATGAAAGCCCACCGGAGAAAAACGATTCATTACCAACTACCAGCAAACTGGATACATATGATGTTACGAATTTTCAGCCAATTTACATTGATTCGCAAGATCAGATAGACGATAATTGCCggtatataaaaaatatcgaCGAATTCGCAAAGCAACTAAAGGTGCATACGATGGTAAAGATTAATTTCAGTGTTTGA
- the LOC128310079 gene encoding nardilysin-like isoform X1 — MVVCKKCHMLMVVAVSLLFARVVCRNPRGSLMTRKRPALDTEQILASSPSKMTLHDSSTSRSGPRQNQAQMLHPLVSYLPPPETSFSDRKQYRSILLANGLHALLIADPIVQSTAKHEQQKPFEADGNRFHTPSSSASSDTEESNEADDYEQSKSETSFRTISDDESINSANESIIMDEIDGEKLAAAALCVGVGSFNDPRNIQGLAHFLEHMIFMGSKKYPRENEYDSYISKCGGFDNAVTDLEETTFYFEIDEAHLEGALDRFASLFTEPLMLRDSVCRERDAVESEFQTNKNRFSSAREQLVASLGRDDHPISLFSWGNLETLKKNITDDELYTELHNFQQRYYSAHRMHFAVQARMSLNELETLTVKYFSAIPSNWLPTDNLSTIFNETNAFREEYYRKLYVVKPISDVCQLDITWCLPPCVKDYHVKAIDYISYVMGFEGKNSLTSYLRKRSLALDVHTGASSGFEKNSLYTLFTTSITMTDHGLENVEQILTAVYSFIRLLKLQGPVEWIFKELQELEATSFRYRKEKEASDNVEELVVNMRYYPPEHIITGSELYFKYDPSEIWTVINNLNEPKFNVMISSTKPFRNVTYNRSEAWFGTEYVELDVPEEWLRLWETAKPIPEIQLQEKNQYISTDFRILADEDGLMEVATYPEKIVENEMCELWFRQDTKFRLPLALMYFYIISPLPFNNPRSSALAGFFISMIKFQIAEELYPAEVAGLNYELYPAEKGLVLKIDGYNEKLPIIVDEISAKMGRFADIFSESVFDIIKVKLEKAYYNELMKPNKLNRDVRLKLVQLNHWTTWEKFEHMKNFTANDVCQFAKDFFNGFKIQALVQGNMHKEGVQQVMHKVLNNFNGSPIQDIKSIESKTREIPIGDSYLRVSNFRKQDVNTVTTNFYQAGPVTPFLHASLELLVSLLEEPLFDVLRTKEQLGYDVSTTLRDNAGILGFSITVHSQENKFSYRYIDERIELFNEHFVQVLQEMTDKDFELVKTSLKHRKQVVDTELKNEASRHWGEITTGEYIFNRNKLEVEQIEKLSKMDVSQLFHRLVMDSKSRRKLCVQVVGNDESPPEKNDSLPTTSKLDTYDVTNFQPIYIDSQDQIDDNCRYIKNIDEFAKQLKVHTMVKINFSV, encoded by the exons ATGGTGGTTTGTAAAAAAT GTCATATGTTGATGGTTGTAGCTGTTAGTTTATTATTCGCACGTGTGGTCTGCCGTAATCCACGAGGATCGTTAATGACACGCAAACGACCAGCGTTGGACACTGAACAAATTCTAGCAAGCTCACCAAGCAAAATGACTTTGCATGACAGTTCCACTAGTAGAAGTGGCCCCAGACAAAATCAAGCACAAATGTTGCATCCTCTTGTAAGTTACCTGCCACCACCAGAAACTTCATTTTCTGATCGAAAGCAGTACAG GTCCATACTGTTAGCGAATGGATTACATGCACTATTGATTGCTGATCCAATAGTCCAATCGACGGCAAAGCACGAACAGCAGAAGCCTTTCGAAGCGGATGGAAACAGGTTTCACACCCCAAGTAGTTCTGCATCATCTGATACAGAAGAATCGAATGAGGCGGACGACTACGAACAGTCAAAAAGTGAAACAAGTTTTCGTACCATATCTGACGATGAGAGCATCAACAGTGCTAATGAATCAATAATTATGGACGAAATTGATGGCGAAAAGTTGGCAGCCGCTGCcctgtgtgttggtgttggttcGTTCAATGATCCCCGCAATATACAAGGTCTCGCACACTTTCTGGAACATATGATTTTTATGGGAAGCAAAAAGTATCCCCGGGAAAACGAATACGATTCATACATCAGT AAATGTGGCGGTTTTGACAACGCAGTAACAGATTTGGAAGAAACAACTTTCTATTTTGAAATTGATGAAGCACATCTAGAAGGCGCTTTAGACCGTTTTGCCAGCCTTTTCACGGAACCACTTATGCTGCGCGATTCCGTATGTCGTGAACGCGATGCCGTAGAAAGTGagtttcaaacaaacaaaaatcgtttttcctCGGCCCGAGAACAGCTAGTAGCATCGCTCGGTCGCGATGATCATCCCATTAGCCTATTCTCTTGGGGCAATTTAGAaacgttgaaaaaaaatatcactgACGATGAGTTGTATACGGAGCTCCATAACTTTCAACAGCGATACTATTCTGCACATCGTATGCATTTTGCGGTGCAAGCACGGATGAGCTTGAATGAACTAGAGACTCTAACTGTGAAGTATTTTTCGGCCATACCTTCCAATTGGCTTCCGACGGATAATTTGTCCACAATATTCAACGAAACAAACGCATTTCGAGAAGAATACTACCGGAAGCTTTACGTTGTAAAGCCCATTTCGGACGTCTGTCAACTTGATATAACTTGGTGTTTGCCGCCTTGTGTAAAG GATTACCATGTGAAAGCAATTGATTATATTTCGTATGTTATGGGCTTCGAAggaaaaaacagtttaacCAGCTACCTTCGCAAGAG ATCGTTAGCTCTAGATGTACACACAGGTGCCAGTTCTGGATTTGAGAAAAATTCCCTTTACACATTGTTCACTACATCAATAACTATGACCGACCATGGGTTGGAAAATGTGGAACAAATTTTAACAGCCGTCTACTCGTTTATACGTTTGCTAAAGCTTCAAGGACCTGTTGAATGGATTTTCAAAGAGCTGCAAGAACTAGAAGCGACGTCCTTCCGATAccgtaaagaaaaagaagccaGCGACAATGTAGAAGAGTTAGTGGTTAACATGCGATACTACCCCCCAGAACATATTATTACTGGTTCGGAACTTTACTTCAAATATGATCCGAGTGAAATATGGACGGTTATAAACAACTTAAATGAGCCAAAATTTAATGTCATGATATCATCTACAAAACCGTTTAGAAATGTTACGTACAACCGTTCGGAGGCTTGGTTTGGAACTGAATACGTAGAACTGG ATGTTCCAGAAGAATGGCTGCGGTTGTGGGAAACAGCTAAACCTATTCCGGAAATACAActtcaagaaaaaaatcaatataTTTCCACTGATTTTAGGATACTAGCGGATGAAGATGGTTTAATGGAG gTTGCAACGTATCCGgaaaaaatagttgaaaatgaaatgtgtgAACTGTGGTTCCGACAAGACACCAAGTTCAGACTTCCTTTGGCGCTTATGTATTTTTACATCATTTCTCCATTGCCATTTAACAATCCCCGGAG CTCCGCTTTGGCAGGTTTCTTTATATCGAtgattaaatttcaaataGCAGAAGAACTGTATCCGGCCGAAGTAGCTGGATTAAATTATGAGCTTTATCCAGCTGAGAAGGGGCTGGTGCTAAAAATTGATGGATACAATGAAAAGTTGCCGATCATAGTGGACGAGATTTCGGCTAAAATGGGACGCTTTGCAGACATTTTTAGCGAGAGTGTGTTCGATATTATCAAAGTAAAACTAGAAAAAGCATACTACAACGAGTTGATGAAGCCCAACAAACTAAACAG GGATGTTCGTTTGAAGCTAGTGCAGTTGAACCACTGGACAACGTGGGAAAAGTTTGAGCACATGAAAAATTTCACTGCCAACGATGTATGCCAATTTGCAAAAGACTTCTTCAATGGCTTCAAAATCCAAGCCCTTGTGCAGGGTAATATGCATAAAGAGGGAGTTCAACAAGTTATGCACaaagttttgaataattttaacgGGTCACCTATTCAAGAT atAAAAAGCATTGAATCCAAGACTCGAGAAATTCCAATCGGAGACAGTTATCTGCGAGTTAGTAACTTCCGGAAACAGGATGTAAATACTGTAACTACAAATTTCTACCAAGCAGGACCAGTTACACCATTTTTGCACGCATCCTTAGAATTGCTAGTTTCATTACTAGAAGAACCATTGTTTGATGTGTTGCGCACAAAGGAACAACTAGGCTATGATGTGTCGACTACGCTGCGGGATAATGCTGGTATATTGGGTTTTTCTATAACGGTTCATTCGCAGGAAAACAAATTCAGTTACCGTTACATAGACGAACGAATAGAACTGTTTAATGAACATTTTGTGCAAGTACTGCAGGAAATGACCGACAAAGATTTTGAACTAGTGAAAACATCTTTGAAGCACAGAAAGCAAGTCGTTGATACTGAACTGAAAAATGAAGCATCTCGTCATTGGGGCGAAATCACAACAGGAGAGTACATATTCAACCGAAACAAACTCGAAGTGGAGCAGATAGAAAAGTTGTCAAAAATGGACGTTTCGCAGTTATTCCATCGATTGGTGATGGATTCAAAAAGTAGAAGGAAACTTTGCGTGCAGGTTGTTGGAAATGATGAAAGCCCACCGGAGAAAAACGATTCATTACCAACTACCAGCAAACTGGATACATATGATGTTACGAATTTTCAGCCAATTTACATTGATTCGCAAGATCAGATAGACGATAATTGCCggtatataaaaaatatcgaCGAATTCGCAAAGCAACTAAAGGTGCATACGATGGTAAAGATTAATTTCAGTGTTTGA